In Clostridium sporogenes, one genomic interval encodes:
- a CDS encoding chemotaxis protein CheW yields the protein MDISEAKVLIFKINGEYYAADIMEIERILGYEEPTNLPDAPSFVQGVINYQDKILPVVSLSRKFNLKEEEIKNEAKIIVVKEEENKLGIIVDVVSEVKDVKLDNIEQPPEIVAGISKRYIKGLIKIENKIIIFLNLSTILTEEEKSMI from the coding sequence ATGGATATAAGTGAAGCTAAAGTATTAATATTTAAAATAAATGGAGAATACTATGCCGCAGATATCATGGAAATAGAAAGAATACTAGGTTATGAAGAACCTACAAATTTACCGGATGCACCAAGTTTTGTTCAGGGAGTTATAAACTATCAGGATAAAATATTACCTGTAGTTTCTCTTTCTAGAAAATTTAATTTAAAAGAAGAAGAAATTAAAAATGAAGCTAAAATAATAGTAGTTAAAGAAGAAGAAAATAAATTAGGTATAATAGTTGATGTGGTTTCAGAGGTTAAAGACGTAAAATTAGATAATATAGAACAGCCACCAGAAATTGTAGCAGGTATATCCAAAAGATATATAAAAGGATTAATAAAAATAGAAAATAAAATAATAATATTTTTAAATTTATCAACTATACTAACAGAAGAAGAAAAATCAATGATATAG
- a CDS encoding chemotaxis protein CheW: MQVVIFKLNNEQFAVQTDKIQSINDAMEITKVPKAPTHIKGLINLRGNIISLLDINLLLDIPKGDKSQNNIIILEMEDELVGIAVDDVYEVLDVEEKLIERSSDERRKEYIEGIINFQDRIVTLIDIDKLL, from the coding sequence TTGCAAGTTGTAATATTTAAATTAAATAATGAACAGTTTGCAGTTCAAACTGATAAAATACAAAGTATAAACGATGCTATGGAAATAACTAAGGTTCCAAAGGCACCAACTCACATAAAAGGACTTATAAATTTAAGAGGAAATATTATCTCACTTTTAGATATAAATCTTTTATTAGACATACCAAAGGGAGATAAAAGCCAAAATAATATAATAATATTAGAAATGGAAGATGAACTAGTAGGAATAGCTGTAGATGATGTATATGAAGTTTTAGATGTAGAAGAAAAATTAATAGAAAGATCCTCAGATGAAAGAAGAAAAGAATATATAGAAGGAATAATTAATTTTCAAGATAGAATAGTAACATTAATAGACATAGATAAATTATTATAA
- a CDS encoding response regulator, giving the protein MAKVLIVDDAAFMRMMIKDILEKNGFEVVGEANNGLKAVELYKKEQPDVVTMDITMPDMDGIEAVKAIREFDAAAKIIMCSAMGQQTMVMDAIKAGAKDFIVKPFQADRVLEAIKKVIG; this is encoded by the coding sequence ATGGCAAAAGTATTAATCGTTGATGACGCTGCATTTATGAGAATGATGATAAAAGATATATTAGAAAAAAATGGATTTGAAGTTGTAGGAGAAGCTAATAATGGATTAAAAGCTGTAGAACTATATAAAAAGGAGCAACCAGATGTAGTAACTATGGATATAACTATGCCAGATATGGATGGAATAGAAGCGGTAAAAGCCATAAGAGAATTTGATGCTGCTGCAAAAATAATAATGTGTAGTGCTATGGGACAACAAACTATGGTTATGGATGCTATAAAGGCAGGAGCAAAAGATTTTATCGTAAAACCATTCCAAGCAGATAGAGTTTTAGAAGCTATCAAAAAGGTTATAGGATAA
- a CDS encoding protein-glutamate methylesterase/protein-glutamine glutaminase, with translation MNKIKVLVVDDSALMRKIVSDMINEENDLEVIDTARNGEDLLEKLKKIKPDVITLDVEMPKMDGIEALINIKRLYRDIPVIMLSSLSKKGAGLTMDCLQKGAFDFVPKPSGAISLDINKVKEELVEKIRAASNAIKNNYTSDILKTNEKINVKKVEEKKYPIKNTISSKKIEAVVIGASTGGPKALYSVITAFPERIGVPVFVVQHMPKGFTKAFSERLNANSKLKVVEGQDGQTIEKDTVYVAPGGFHMEVGEDRKIHLNIEPTLWGVRPAVDKLFKSASEVYGSNLISVVLTGMGRDGADGTAYIKDRGGITISEDESTCTIYGMPKATYETGKVDFVIPLYNVTDTILKNI, from the coding sequence TTGAATAAAATTAAAGTTTTAGTAGTAGATGACTCGGCTTTAATGAGAAAAATAGTATCAGATATGATAAATGAAGAAAATGATTTAGAAGTAATAGATACAGCTAGAAATGGGGAAGATCTCTTAGAAAAATTAAAAAAGATAAAGCCAGATGTAATAACATTAGATGTAGAGATGCCTAAAATGGATGGAATAGAAGCTTTAATAAATATTAAAAGGCTTTATAGGGATATACCAGTTATTATGCTTAGTAGTTTATCTAAAAAAGGTGCAGGATTAACCATGGATTGTCTTCAAAAGGGGGCCTTTGATTTTGTACCTAAGCCGTCAGGGGCTATATCTTTAGATATAAATAAAGTAAAAGAAGAGTTAGTAGAAAAAATAAGAGCAGCTAGCAATGCTATAAAAAATAATTACACTTCAGATATTTTAAAAACAAACGAAAAAATTAATGTTAAAAAAGTGGAAGAAAAAAAATACCCTATAAAAAATACTATTTCTTCAAAAAAAATAGAAGCTGTGGTCATAGGAGCTTCAACAGGAGGTCCTAAAGCATTATACTCTGTAATAACAGCTTTCCCAGAAAGAATAGGTGTGCCAGTATTTGTAGTTCAACATATGCCAAAGGGATTTACAAAAGCTTTTTCAGAAAGATTAAATGCTAATAGTAAATTAAAAGTTGTAGAAGGGCAAGATGGACAAACTATAGAGAAGGATACTGTCTATGTAGCTCCAGGAGGATTCCATATGGAGGTAGGAGAGGACAGGAAAATACATCTAAACATAGAACCAACCCTGTGGGGAGTAAGACCAGCTGTAGATAAGTTATTTAAATCAGCATCTGAAGTTTATGGCAGCAACTTAATAAGTGTTGTATTAACTGGTATGGGAAGAGATGGAGCAGATGGCACAGCTTATATAAAAGATAGAGGTGGCATAACCATATCAGAGGATGAATCTACCTGTACTATATATGGTATGCCAAAAGCAACTTACGAAACAGGAAAGGTGGATTTTGTAATACCACTTTATAATGTTACAGATACAATACTGAAAAATATTTAA
- the fliM gene encoding flagellar motor switch protein FliM — MAEILSQGEIDALLSALSSGEITPDEVPKEEEKQKVKPYDFKRPQKFSKDHIRTLELIHDNYARIISNYLTAQVRSNVKVKIESVQQITYEEFIHSVPNPTILTIFKMPPLNGSVLFETNPQFVFQMIDVLLGGNGNGNYKMREFTDIDKNIMKQINTGLITNLKLAWEDVMEVDVEIESLETNPALNQTLAPTEPVALITFSVEMGKSNTFINICIPYLSIEKVLEKLVVQYWFRENDEESIEESSSKIKERINIVSMELTAELGRTSVTVEEFLRLAVGDVVALDTKTEEPVHLLIEKEPGYYAKPGVIGKNIGLQILDQIDKDVESYE, encoded by the coding sequence ATGGCAGAAATATTATCCCAGGGTGAAATAGATGCCCTTTTATCTGCTCTATCTTCAGGAGAAATAACACCAGACGAGGTTCCCAAAGAAGAGGAAAAGCAAAAAGTAAAACCCTATGATTTTAAAAGACCTCAAAAGTTCTCAAAGGATCACATAAGAACCTTAGAGCTTATACACGATAATTATGCAAGAATAATATCAAATTATTTAACAGCTCAAGTTAGAAGTAATGTGAAAGTTAAGATAGAATCAGTTCAGCAGATAACTTATGAAGAATTTATTCACTCTGTGCCAAATCCAACAATTTTAACTATATTTAAAATGCCACCTTTAAACGGTTCCGTATTATTTGAAACAAATCCTCAATTTGTATTTCAAATGATAGATGTACTTTTGGGTGGTAATGGCAATGGAAACTACAAAATGAGAGAGTTTACAGATATAGATAAAAATATAATGAAACAAATAAACACAGGACTTATAACAAATTTAAAATTAGCATGGGAAGATGTAATGGAAGTGGATGTTGAAATAGAAAGCTTAGAAACTAATCCAGCTTTAAATCAAACCCTAGCTCCAACAGAACCTGTAGCTTTAATAACTTTCTCGGTAGAAATGGGAAAAAGTAATACTTTTATAAATATTTGTATACCATATTTGAGCATAGAAAAAGTTTTAGAAAAACTAGTAGTTCAATACTGGTTTAGAGAAAATGATGAGGAATCCATAGAAGAATCTTCATCTAAGATAAAGGAAAGAATAAATATAGTTAGCATGGAACTAACTGCTGAATTAGGAAGAACTTCAGTTACAGTAGAAGAATTTTTAAGATTGGCTGTAGGGGATGTGGTAGCCTTAGATACTAAGACTGAGGAACCTGTCCATTTATTAATAGAAAAAGAACCAGGTTATTATGCTAAACCAGGAGTTATAGGCAAGAATATAGGGTTACAGATACTAGATCAAATAGATAAGGATGTGGAAAGTTATGAGTAA
- a CDS encoding chemotaxis protein CheC, with the protein MDYNNMTPLQLDALKEVSNIGTGNAATALSQLLGRKIDMNVPDINIVPFEEVMAEIGEEKVAVGVLVRVLGDTPGNILFVFEKSTALDLVHRLTGMQEEELSEMGNSVMCEIGNIISASYMNAIARFTNLTITPSVPAVSYDMLGAILSTTFIEAGQYNEHVLDIETVFKEDGSEISGHFYYIPMPGSLEKILNTLGVS; encoded by the coding sequence ATGGATTACAATAATATGACGCCTCTTCAGTTAGATGCACTTAAAGAAGTATCTAACATAGGGACAGGAAATGCGGCTACAGCATTATCACAACTTTTAGGTAGAAAAATAGATATGAATGTACCGGATATAAACATAGTTCCTTTTGAAGAGGTAATGGCAGAAATAGGAGAGGAAAAAGTAGCTGTAGGAGTATTAGTAAGGGTACTAGGAGATACTCCGGGGAATATATTGTTTGTATTTGAAAAAAGTACAGCATTAGATTTGGTTCATAGATTAACTGGCATGCAAGAGGAAGAATTAAGTGAGATGGGAAATTCAGTAATGTGTGAAATAGGAAATATAATATCCGCTTCATATATGAATGCTATAGCCAGATTCACTAATTTAACCATAACACCATCCGTTCCAGCAGTATCCTATGATATGTTAGGGGCAATATTGTCTACTACCTTTATAGAAGCAGGACAATATAATGAACATGTTTTGGATATTGAAACTGTATTCAAAGAGGATGGATCAGAAATAAGTGGGCATTTTTATTACATACCAATGCCTGGTTCATTAGAAAAAATATTAAATACATTAGGAGTAAGTTAA
- the fliY gene encoding flagellar motor switch phosphatase FliY, with protein sequence MSNGFLSQEEINALLNGEGSQEEEEKKEATDTELPELPDLTDLEKDLLGEVGNISMGSASTALSTIINQQVNITTPVVSVTTLERLKDSFEIPNIALEVKYTSGIVGENLLVMKIDDAAVISNLMMGGNGIVEGEIKELSEIEISAVSEAMNQMIGSAATSMATMFAREVNISPPLSKIWSDLTAPLAEGISDDEPVVLVSFSLNIGELVDSSIMQLLPMKTAKKIVAIMMGEESMDEPSAENNLTPAPIVEEKKSAKAVEAPKQEMVYEKPIERETPKVEVKQASFEPLSVRESATTMPNNIDLILDVPLQISVVLGRTKMNVKDILNLGNGSLIELDKLAEEPVEIQVNGKKVAYGEVVVVDENFGVRITNIVSSQERIKSLGK encoded by the coding sequence ATGAGTAACGGGTTTCTTTCACAGGAAGAAATAAATGCTCTTCTAAATGGAGAGGGAAGCCAAGAGGAGGAAGAAAAAAAAGAAGCAACAGATACTGAATTACCAGAATTGCCTGATCTTACAGATCTTGAAAAAGATCTTTTAGGAGAAGTAGGAAATATATCTATGGGTTCAGCCTCCACAGCGCTTTCAACTATAATAAATCAGCAGGTTAATATAACAACGCCTGTGGTAAGTGTTACAACTTTAGAAAGATTAAAAGATTCTTTTGAAATTCCTAATATAGCTTTAGAGGTAAAATATACTAGCGGTATAGTAGGAGAAAACCTATTAGTTATGAAAATTGATGATGCTGCTGTAATATCAAACCTAATGATGGGTGGAAATGGAATTGTTGAAGGAGAAATAAAAGAATTATCAGAAATAGAAATAAGTGCCGTATCAGAAGCTATGAATCAAATGATAGGTTCAGCAGCTACATCTATGGCCACTATGTTTGCAAGAGAAGTAAATATATCACCACCACTATCAAAGATTTGGTCAGATTTAACAGCACCACTAGCTGAGGGAATAAGTGATGATGAACCAGTGGTTCTAGTATCCTTTTCTTTAAATATAGGTGAGTTAGTAGATAGTAGTATAATGCAACTTTTACCTATGAAGACTGCTAAAAAAATAGTTGCGATTATGATGGGAGAGGAAAGCATGGATGAACCATCAGCAGAAAATAATTTAACTCCAGCACCAATTGTAGAGGAGAAAAAGTCTGCTAAAGCAGTAGAAGCACCAAAACAAGAAATGGTATATGAAAAACCAATAGAAAGAGAAACTCCAAAGGTAGAAGTAAAGCAAGCTTCATTTGAACCATTATCTGTAAGGGAATCTGCAACTACTATGCCTAATAATATAGATCTAATATTAGATGTACCGCTTCAAATATCCGTAGTATTAGGAAGAACAAAAATGAACGTAAAAGATATATTAAATTTAGGAAATGGTTCTTTAATAGAATTAGATAAATTAGCAGAAGAACCAGTAGAAATACAAGTAAATGGCAAAAAAGTAGCATATGGAGAAGTGGTTGTAGTAGATGAAAACTTTGGAGTAAGGATAACTAATATAGTTAGCAGTCAAGAAAGAATAAAATCCTTAGGAAAGTAA
- a CDS encoding flagellar assembly protein A — protein MKKTIYSCSTLDKCINKACKELGVKEEELNYEIIEEKQGFFMKKTTILVNAEEKLMNMKEDKVSIEDSVEENIEHNEEKIEIEKESIAKESIAANDGKVRIVKNQVIVTNPKEGGKPAAITSGDNVTILVDGDRIKSRKEVFEENKIEVIFEEVKAHRELNVKTDQNNMEAYISVIYKPEIKYGLKDVEDKNYLILNSCKIEEKDPPYYTEEEIIEALKKMGIVYGIVKENLEQCTKNNCIELLIAKGKETINEEDESIEIKFTTDNQELKLTEDKTGNVDFKSIGSIESVKPGEVLAVRKKGKEGQDGIDIKGIVKKHKQGKKIILKPGQGTALRDEDTIEAAMEGKPCVKSNIFYVYQVHEVKGDVDISTGNITFVGDVVVQGSVKEGMKVEAGNSVEIKKHVERSEIISKSNLNIDGNIINSDIYGGGEDTLKVMVLNKLEKLKDILIELISAVEEIKRFNLLGEGKKDGEIIKILIENKFKSLTKICIAIMANINMCRSDDEEDELVGIIRKKLIGLGPVHIKNYRELEQIVNLIEEKMKMCKDGLSLPVNVNISYCQDSKIQSTGDIYITGKGEYISKLTSNNNVYFTKDGSVARGGHITAKNEIRCKEVGSEAGVITKLQILQKGDIYVDVAYQNTIFIIGDREYLLETPSKDIHAYLDKKGEITVEKFVL, from the coding sequence ATGAAAAAGACAATTTATAGTTGCTCTACATTAGATAAATGTATAAATAAGGCTTGTAAAGAATTAGGAGTAAAAGAAGAGGAATTAAATTATGAAATTATAGAAGAGAAACAAGGCTTTTTCATGAAAAAGACTACAATATTAGTTAATGCAGAAGAAAAATTAATGAACATGAAAGAAGATAAAGTTAGTATAGAAGATAGTGTAGAAGAAAATATAGAACATAATGAGGAAAAAATAGAAATAGAAAAGGAGTCAATAGCTAAAGAAAGTATAGCAGCTAATGATGGAAAAGTAAGAATAGTAAAAAATCAAGTAATAGTTACAAATCCTAAAGAGGGTGGAAAACCAGCAGCTATAACTTCAGGAGATAATGTAACAATATTAGTAGATGGAGACAGAATAAAATCTAGAAAAGAAGTCTTTGAAGAAAATAAAATAGAAGTTATTTTTGAAGAAGTTAAGGCTCATAGAGAGTTAAATGTTAAAACGGATCAAAATAATATGGAAGCTTATATTTCAGTAATATATAAGCCAGAAATAAAGTATGGATTGAAAGATGTAGAAGATAAAAATTATTTAATACTAAATTCTTGTAAAATAGAAGAAAAAGATCCTCCTTATTATACTGAAGAAGAAATTATAGAAGCTTTAAAAAAGATGGGCATAGTTTATGGAATAGTGAAAGAAAACTTAGAGCAATGTACAAAAAATAATTGTATAGAATTGTTAATAGCTAAAGGAAAAGAAACTATTAACGAAGAGGATGAAAGTATAGAGATTAAATTTACAACAGATAATCAAGAATTAAAATTAACAGAGGATAAAACAGGAAATGTAGACTTTAAAAGTATAGGTTCCATAGAATCCGTGAAGCCAGGAGAAGTATTAGCTGTAAGAAAAAAAGGTAAAGAGGGACAAGATGGAATCGATATAAAAGGTATAGTAAAAAAACATAAACAAGGAAAGAAAATTATATTAAAACCAGGTCAAGGAACAGCTTTAAGAGATGAAGATACCATAGAGGCTGCTATGGAAGGAAAGCCCTGCGTAAAATCCAATATATTTTATGTATATCAAGTCCATGAAGTTAAAGGTGATGTGGATATAAGTACAGGGAATATAACCTTTGTAGGGGATGTAGTAGTACAAGGTTCTGTAAAGGAAGGTATGAAGGTAGAAGCAGGAAACTCTGTAGAAATAAAAAAACACGTAGAGAGATCAGAAATAATTTCAAAAAGTAATTTGAATATAGATGGCAATATAATAAATTCTGATATATACGGTGGTGGAGAAGATACTTTAAAGGTAATGGTGTTAAATAAATTAGAAAAATTAAAGGATATTCTTATAGAACTAATTTCTGCTGTGGAAGAAATAAAGAGATTTAATCTACTTGGAGAAGGTAAAAAAGACGGAGAAATAATAAAGATTTTAATAGAGAATAAATTTAAAAGTTTGACCAAAATATGTATAGCTATAATGGCTAATATAAATATGTGTAGAAGTGATGATGAAGAAGATGAATTAGTAGGAATTATAAGGAAAAAATTAATAGGATTAGGTCCTGTTCATATAAAAAATTACAGAGAATTAGAGCAAATAGTAAATCTTATAGAAGAAAAAATGAAAATGTGTAAGGATGGATTATCACTACCCGTTAATGTTAATATTAGTTATTGTCAAGATTCTAAAATACAAAGTACAGGAGACATTTATATAACGGGTAAAGGTGAATATATATCAAAATTAACAAGCAATAATAATGTTTACTTTACTAAAGATGGTAGTGTAGCAAGAGGTGGGCACATAACAGCTAAAAATGAAATAAGGTGTAAAGAGGTAGGAAGTGAAGCAGGAGTTATTACTAAACTACAAATTTTACAAAAGGGAGATATATATGTAGATGTAGCCTATCAAAATACAATATTTATTATAGGTGATAGAGAATATTTATTAGAAACACCAAGTAAAGATATACATGCTTATTTAGACAAAAAAGGAGAGATTACCGTAGAAAAGTTTGTATTATAG
- a CDS encoding CheR family methyltransferase, producing MDLEYFEEWVLKDFGINLKAYKQNQLQRRILSLMSRVGVNSVEEYINLLKKDKDQRIKFLDFITINVSEFFRNPEIFDELEKKIKIELSNNTSGSLKIWSAACSIGAEPYSLSIIMDEISPNKKHKIIATDLDMTILQRAKEGIYAQAEIKNVKKERLEKYFTKEGEKYKIKSSIKNVVTFKKHDLILDNYEKDFDLIVCRNVVIYFNQDIKDNIYKKFSESLKKGGLLFVGATESIYNYKDYGFEKVSTFIYRKI from the coding sequence ATGGATTTAGAATATTTCGAGGAGTGGGTATTAAAGGATTTTGGAATAAATTTAAAAGCCTATAAACAAAATCAGCTTCAAAGAAGAATATTAAGTTTGATGTCAAGGGTTGGCGTAAATTCAGTAGAAGAATATATTAACTTATTAAAGAAAGATAAGGATCAAAGGATAAAATTTCTAGATTTTATTACTATAAATGTATCTGAGTTTTTTAGAAATCCAGAAATATTCGATGAATTGGAGAAAAAAATAAAAATAGAGCTTTCAAATAATACATCAGGGTCTCTAAAAATTTGGAGTGCAGCCTGTTCAATAGGGGCAGAACCCTATTCTTTATCTATAATAATGGATGAAATATCACCTAATAAAAAACATAAAATAATAGCTACAGATTTGGATATGACTATATTACAAAGGGCTAAAGAAGGTATATATGCACAGGCAGAAATTAAAAATGTAAAAAAAGAAAGATTAGAAAAATACTTCACAAAAGAGGGAGAAAAATATAAAATAAAATCATCTATTAAAAATGTAGTTACATTTAAAAAACATGATTTAATATTAGATAATTATGAAAAAGATTTTGATCTTATAGTTTGCAGAAATGTGGTTATATACTTTAATCAGGATATAAAGGACAATATATATAAGAAATTTTCAGAGTCACTAAAAAAAGGGGGCTTACTTTTTGTAGGAGCTACAGAAAGCATTTATAATTATAAAGATTATGGTTTTGAAAAGGTGTCTACATTTATATATAGAAAAATATAA
- a CDS encoding chemotaxis protein CheA — protein MDTSQYMSMFLEESMDNLQTLNDSLLQLEQEPDDIDKLNEIFRVAHTIKGMAATMGFNEMAELTHKMEDVLSNFREGDLKVTQNVVTVLFKCLDTLEQMVNNISEEVDEKVPIDHIIEELEKAAKGDISSEDQKEEAIETIEENKSEGNSTIPLNEYDLNVIKQAEDKGFNAYEIKIILSENTLLKSARAFLIFKNLEEYGEIIKSLPIAEDIENENFDFEIDLIYLTTKGKEEIYDILANISEVDNVMVDNVDVQLKREEKIESKEVKEKVKEQINNIDTKKPEEENTDKETKPKANKRVGKPKENNHKKAHQSVRVDLERLDKFMNMVSELVIHRTRLEQISTNHKLTDLNETLEQVARTTSDLQDLVMKIRMLPLDIVFNRFPRMVRDLSVELDKEMELIVQGADTELDRTVIDEIGEPLIHLIRNAADHGIEPREERVKKGKDPIGKIRLIAYQEGTKAVIKVEDDGGGVPVDKVKAKAERIGINTEGMSDNDIRNLIFAQGFSTNEKVTDISGRGVGMDVVKTKITALGGIVDLISEEGKGSSFIIRLPLTLQIIQALLVEVGSETMAISLGYIDRVIDYEKDIVKKTNNKEVIIYRGNVIPFVRVNEKLGLKESENDKKYIVIVKSGEKTVGLLVDGLLGQKEIVIKPFGKTLQGLKEYIGATILGDGLVTLILDVAALV, from the coding sequence ATGGATACATCACAATACATGTCAATGTTCCTAGAAGAATCTATGGACAATTTACAAACATTAAATGACTCCTTACTTCAATTAGAACAAGAGCCAGATGATATAGATAAACTAAATGAAATATTCAGAGTTGCTCACACCATAAAAGGAATGGCGGCTACTATGGGCTTTAATGAGATGGCAGAGCTAACTCATAAAATGGAAGACGTACTTTCTAATTTTAGAGAAGGAGATTTAAAAGTAACACAAAATGTGGTTACTGTACTTTTTAAATGTCTAGATACTCTAGAACAAATGGTAAATAATATATCAGAAGAAGTGGACGAAAAAGTTCCAATAGACCATATAATAGAAGAACTAGAAAAGGCAGCAAAGGGAGATATAAGTTCAGAGGACCAAAAGGAAGAGGCTATAGAAACTATAGAGGAAAATAAAAGTGAAGGAAATTCTACTATACCACTAAATGAGTATGATTTAAATGTTATAAAACAAGCGGAAGATAAAGGGTTTAATGCTTATGAAATAAAAATAATATTAAGTGAAAATACTCTATTAAAATCTGCAAGAGCTTTTTTAATATTTAAAAACTTAGAAGAGTATGGTGAAATAATAAAATCTTTACCTATAGCAGAAGATATAGAAAATGAAAATTTTGATTTCGAAATAGACTTAATATATTTAACTACTAAAGGTAAAGAGGAAATTTATGATATTTTGGCAAATATATCTGAAGTAGATAATGTTATGGTCGATAATGTAGATGTACAGTTAAAAAGGGAAGAAAAAATAGAAAGTAAAGAAGTAAAAGAAAAAGTAAAAGAGCAAATAAATAATATAGATACAAAAAAACCAGAGGAAGAAAATACAGATAAAGAAACTAAACCAAAGGCTAATAAAAGGGTAGGAAAACCAAAGGAAAATAATCATAAAAAAGCTCACCAATCCGTAAGAGTAGATTTAGAAAGGCTAGATAAATTTATGAATATGGTTTCAGAGCTTGTAATTCATAGAACTAGATTAGAACAAATAAGTACTAATCACAAGCTGACAGATTTAAATGAAACTTTGGAACAAGTAGCAAGAACTACCTCTGACTTACAAGATTTGGTTATGAAAATAAGAATGCTTCCTTTAGATATAGTATTTAATAGATTCCCAAGAATGGTTAGGGACCTTTCCGTAGAATTAGATAAAGAAATGGAACTTATAGTACAAGGGGCAGACACAGAATTAGATAGGACAGTAATAGACGAAATTGGAGAACCTCTAATCCATTTAATAAGAAATGCAGCAGACCATGGTATAGAACCAAGGGAGGAAAGAGTAAAAAAAGGCAAAGATCCTATAGGTAAGATAAGATTAATAGCTTATCAAGAAGGAACAAAAGCTGTTATAAAAGTAGAAGACGATGGTGGCGGTGTACCTGTTGACAAAGTAAAAGCTAAAGCAGAAAGAATAGGTATAAATACCGAGGGAATGTCAGACAATGATATAAGAAATTTAATATTTGCTCAAGGATTTAGTACTAATGAAAAAGTAACGGACATATCTGGTAGAGGGGTAGGTATGGATGTAGTAAAGACTAAAATCACTGCATTAGGTGGTATTGTAGATCTTATAAGCGAAGAAGGAAAGGGCTCCTCTTTTATAATAAGACTTCCGTTGACGCTACAAATAATACAAGCTCTTTTAGTTGAAGTTGGAAGTGAAACTATGGCTATATCCTTAGGCTATATAGATAGAGTAATAGATTATGAAAAAGATATAGTAAAGAAAACTAATAATAAAGAAGTTATAATATATAGAGGTAATGTAATACCATTTGTTAGAGTAAATGAAAAACTAGGACTTAAAGAATCAGAAAATGATAAAAAATATATAGTAATAGTTAAATCAGGTGAAAAAACTGTAGGACTTTTAGTAGATGGTCTTTTAGGTCAAAAGGAGATAGTTATAAAACCATTTGGTAAAACACTACAAGGACTAAAAGAATATATAGGAGCAACCATATTAGGAGATGGACTTGTAACATTAATCTTAGACGTGGCAGCTTTAGTATGA
- a CDS encoding chemoreceptor glutamine deamidase CheD: MDIKEIKVGIADLNVGKNPDKIITVGLGSCIGIALYDGIKCVGGLSHIMLPDSTQFSKVTNPMKFADLAIPILVEKMEKLGARKNGLKAKICGGASMFNFSDKSMVMDIGNRNGKAVKEKLKELSIPLLAEDIGGNKGRTMIFDTSTGKVYIKTVGLGTKEI; encoded by the coding sequence ATGGATATAAAAGAGATAAAAGTGGGTATTGCAGATTTAAATGTAGGTAAAAATCCTGATAAGATAATAACAGTAGGACTAGGCTCATGTATAGGAATAGCATTATATGATGGAATAAAATGTGTAGGAGGGCTTTCGCATATAATGCTACCAGATAGCACTCAATTTAGTAAAGTTACAAACCCTATGAAGTTTGCAGATTTAGCTATACCTATATTAGTAGAAAAAATGGAGAAATTGGGAGCAAGAAAAAATGGGTTAAAGGCTAAAATATGTGGCGGAGCATCTATGTTTAATTTTTCAGATAAAAGTATGGTAATGGACATAGGAAATAGAAATGGAAAAGCAGTAAAGGAAAAATTAAAGGAACTATCTATACCATTGCTTGCAGAAGATATAGGTGGAAACAAAGGAAGAACTATGATATTTGATACCTCCACAGGAAAAGTATATATAAAAACTGTAGGATTAGGAACTAAAGAAATATAG